The following coding sequences lie in one Epinephelus lanceolatus isolate andai-2023 chromosome 24, ASM4190304v1, whole genome shotgun sequence genomic window:
- the dnajc27 gene encoding dnaJ homolog subfamily C member 27 isoform X2: protein METNVPKRRDNKKSLRVKVISLGNAEVGKSCIIKRYCEKRFVPKYLATIGIDYGVTKVQVRDREIKVNIFDMAGHPFFYEVRNEFYKDSQGVLLVYDVGLRESFDALDSWLGEMKQEMGSQANMDSIVFVVCANKVDLTKRRVVDEGEGRLWAESRGFHYFETSAQSGEGINEMFQAFFSSITDMCENGGKRPVSEVSVGFTKEQADTIRRIRNSKDSWDMLGVKPGATREEVNKAYRKLAVLLHPDKCVAPGSEDAFKAVVNARTSLLKNIK, encoded by the exons ATGGAGACGAACGTACCGAAGAGACGAGACAACAAGAAGTCCCTGCGCGTGAAGGTGATCAGTCTCGGAAACGCCGAGGTCGGGAAG AGCTGCATTATCAAACGCTACTGCGAGAAGAGGTTCGTCCCCAAATATCTCGCCACCATTGGCATCGACTACGGCGTCACCAA AGTTCAGGTTCGAGACAGAGAGATTAAAGTGAACATCTTTGACATGGCGGGTCATCCTTTCTTCTATGAA GTGCGTAACGAGTTCTATAAGGACAGTCAGGGCGTGCTGCTGGTGTACGATGTGGGCCTCAGGGAGAGCTTCGACGCCCTGGACAGCTGGCTCGGGGAGATGAAACAGGAAATGGGCTCGCAGGCCAACATGGACAGCATTGTGTTTGTCGTCTGCGCCAACAAG GTGGACCTGACGAAGCGGCGGGTGGTGGACGAGGGGGAGGGGCGTCTTTGGGCAGAGTCCAGAGGGTTCCATTACTTTGAGACGTCGGCACAGAGCGGCGAAGGGATCAACGAGATGTTCCAG GCATTCTTCTCCTCCATCACCGACATGTGTGAGAATGGCGGGAAGCGTCCGGTGTCAGAGGTCAGCGTCGGCTTCACCAAAGAGCAGGCTGACACCATCCGACGGATCCGGAACAGCAAAGACTCATGGGATATGCTGGGGGTCAAACCTGGTGCCACACG ggAGGAGGTGAACAAGGCGTACAGGAAGTTGGCAGTTCTGCTGCACCCGGACAAGTGCGTGGCCCCCGGCAGTGAGGACGCCTTCAAGGCGGTGGTGAACGCTCGCACGTCGCTGCTGAAGAACATTAAATAA
- the cd247 gene encoding T-cell surface glycoprotein CD3 zeta chain: MELQTWTCVLLLLLAATVPLAEATTLADPQLCYILDGFLGLYGLIITGMFIKEKFFRSKAKPTEESIYSDLQNQDTESYQPLMRDPERARNRRPTEEDPYSRLNKTFDGEYKELPANKRERQRKNEQVYQGLSSVTRDTYDSLQMQQLPPR; the protein is encoded by the exons ATGGAGCTCCAGACGTGGACGTGTGTCCTCCTGCTGCTACTTGCCGCCACTGTACCTCTGGCAG AGGCGACAACGCTAGCCGACCCTCAGCTGTGCTACATCCTGGACGGTTTCCTGGGTCTGTACGGACTCATCATCACCGGCATGTTCATCAAGGAGaag TTCTTCAGGAGCAAAGCGAAGCCGACCGAGGAGAGCATCTACAGC GATCTGCAGAATCAGGACACTGAAAGTTACCAGCCGCTGATGAGAGATCCAGAGAGAGCCAGA AACCGCAGGCCAACAGAGGAGGACCCGTACTCT CGTCTCAACAAAACCTTCGACGGAGAATACAAAGAACTTCCTGCCAACAAACGAGAG CGTCAGAGGAAGAACGAGCAGGTGTACCAG GGTCTGAGCTCCGTCACCAGAGACACCTATGACTCTCTGCAGATGCAGCAGCTTCCTCCTCGCTaa